The segment TGCCGGTGGCCGCCGAGCTGCGCCAATATCTGCTGGAATCGGTCAGCAAGAGCACCGGCCATTTTGCCGCGGGCCTGGGCACCATCGAACTGACCGTGGCCCTGCATTACATCTACAACACCCCGGACGACCGGTTGGTATGGGACGTGGGCCACCAAGCCTATCCGCACAAGATTCTCACCGGCCGCCGCGATCAGATCCTGTCGATCCGCAAATGGGGCGGGCTGGCGCCGTTTCCCCGGCGTGACGAGAGTGAGTACGACACCTTCGGCGTCGGCCACTCCAGCACCTCCATCGGTGCGGCGCTCGGCATGGCCATCGCCGCGAACAAGACCGGCAGCAACCGCAAGTCGGTGGCCATCATCGGCGATGGCGGCCTGACGGCGGGCATGGCCTTCGAGGCGCTCAACCATGCCGGCGATCTCGACGCCGATCTCCTGGTAATCCTGAACGACAACAACATGTCCATCTCGCCCAACGTCGGCGCGCTGTCCAACCGTTTCGCCGAGCTGCTGTCCGGAAAGATTTACACGACCCTGCGCGAGGGCGGCAAGAAGGTGCTGGCCGGCCTGCCCTCCGTGCGCGAACTGGCGGGCCGCGTCGAGGAGCACGTCAAGGGTCTGATCGTGCCCGGCACGCTGTTCGAGGAATTCGGCTTCAATTACTTCGGCCCCATCGACGGTCACGATTTGCCGACCCTCATCCATATGCTGCGCAACCTGCGCGACATGAGGGGCCCGCGGCTGTTGCACATCATCACCAGGAAGGGCAAGGGCTACGCGCCCGCCGAAAACGATCCGGTCAAATACCACGGCATCTCCTCGCCGTTCGATCCGGAGATGGGCATCCAGGCCTCGAGCAAGGCGGCCAAGCCCACCTTCAGCGACGTCTTCGGCGACTGGTGCTGCGACATGGCGGCCAAGGACGAGCGTTTCGTCGCCATCACGCCGGCGATGCGCGAAGGTTCCGGCCTGGTCAAGTTCCACAAGCAGCACCCCGATCGCTATTTCGACGTCGCCATCGCCGAGCAGCATGCGGTGACGCTGGCCGCCGGCATGGCCTGCGACGGCCTGAAGCCGGTGGTGGCGATTTATTCCACCTTCCTGCAACGCGCCTACGATCAACTCATTCATGACGTCTGCGTGCAAAAACTGCCGGTGCTTTTCGCCATCGACCGCGCCGGCTGCGTCGGCAACGACGGGCCGACGCACAATGGCGCCTACGACCTGAGCTACATGCGCTGCCTGCCCAACATCGTGCTGATGGCGCCGTCGGACGAAAACGAATGCCGGCAGATGCTGTATACCGGCTACACGCTGAATCAGCCCGCCGCCGTGCGCTACCCGCGCGGCAGCGGCACCGGCGTCGAGCCACAGAAGGAGATGATCGCGCTGCCGGTGGGCAAGGCGGAAGTGCGCCGCAAAGGCAAGAATATTGCCATTCTGTCATTCGGCACCACGCTGGCCCTGGCGCTGGCGGCGGGCGAGGAATTGAACGCCACCGTCGTCAACATGCGCTTCATCAAGCCGCTCGATGCCGATTTACTGCGCCAGATCGCCGCCAGCCATGACCTGCTCGTGACGGTGGAGGAAAACGTGGTGCAGGGCGGCGCCGGCAGCGCCGTGAACGAGTTTTTAGCCGCCGAAGGGAGTGCCGTACGCATGCTGAATTACGGGCTGCCCGATCGCCTCATTCATCACGGCTCGCAGGACGACATGCGCAAGGACGCCAGACTCACCAAGGAAGGCCTGCTCGAATTCATCCAGTCCCACCAGCAAACCGCCAAACCGCAACTCTCCATCCACCGCGCCTAGTCAGGAATTACTGCCTCTTCAAGAGCGGCAGTTGAGCGGCAGGTAAAGGGCACGGATGTTGGTTTTGTTTTCGCCCTTGATCGTCATCTTGTCCGGCCCGGTGGCGTAGCCGCAGACCCAGGTGACCGGCACGATCGGCGCATCTTCCACCACCGCAGGCCGAAGGGTGAGGATCTCGCCCTTGATGAGACCGTTCGCGTGGTTGCCGAAGGTGATGTGGATCGCGCCGTCTTCAATCAACACCGAACTGATGTAGTTGTTGACTATTTTATCGTCGGGGGGAAGTCCTGCACTGGCGTTATCATGCGGGAAGGACTGCGCGGCGGCCCAGGTCGCGGCCACCGGCGCCTTGGCGATGTCCGCCAGTGGCAAAGCCTCGATGATTTGATCCCGGATGAGTTTCTCCTGATAACTCGGAACCGCCATCATCGCCAGAATGGCAACCACCGCCAGCACAACCATCAGTTCGATCACCGTGAAACCGAAGTGGCGCATGATGGGATTATTATTCCCCGGTTTGGAGGTCAGGCGCCGATGGTTTTGAAGGCATCAAGCAGCCGGTCAATGTCAGCAGCGGTGATCTCGCCCATGGTGGAGATGCGGAAGATCGTGCGCGCCAGTTCACCCTGGCCGGAATAAATCACGAAGCCGTGGCTCTTCAGGTGATCGTGCAATTTCTGATAAGTGACACCTTTGGGCAGATGATAAGCGTTCAGCACCACCGAGGATGCGCCCTCCGGCAGCAATGGCTTGATGCCGAGTTTGATCAATCCCTCCCGCACCTGTCTGGTCAGTGCGTCGTAACGGTCGTGGCGTGCGCGCCAGCCGCCCTGTTCCTCGAATTCCGCCAGCGCTTCCGCCAGCGCGTAGAAACATTGCACTGACTGCGTGAACGGCGTGCCGTCCCTGTCCTGTTCGCGGCAGTAGGTGCTCAAATCCAGATACAGCGTGCGCTTGCGGTCCTTGTCACCGGGCATCGCGTCGCGGCGGACGATGACGAAGGCCGCGCCCGGCATGCCATGCAGGCATTTGTTGCCGGTGGCGGCGACGGCGGCGAGGTTCCATTCGTC is part of the Gammaproteobacteria bacterium genome and harbors:
- a CDS encoding pilin, which codes for MRHFGFTVIELMVVLAVVAILAMMAVPSYQEKLIRDQIIEALPLADIAKAPVAATWAAAQSFPHDNASAGLPPDDKIVNNYISSVLIEDGAIHITFGNHANGLIKGEILTLRPAVVEDAPIVPVTWVCGYATGPDKMTIKGENKTNIRALYLPLNCRS
- a CDS encoding 2-aminoethylphosphonate aminotransferase, whose amino-acid sequence is MRNLLLNPGPVTLSERVRRALTGPDLCHREPEFAELQNNIRARLLKVYGLDPKRHAAVLLTGSGTAAMEAMVASLVPHDGRLLVIENGAYGERLSKIAEIHGIPKIALKFDWGAQIDTQRLKLLLDEHDDVSCLAAVHHETATGRLNDLAPIARLCADRGIRLLVDGVSSFGAEDLRFDEWNLAAVAATGNKCLHGMPGAAFVIVRRDAMPGDKDRKRTLYLDLSTYCREQDRDGTPFTQSVQCFYALAEALAEFEEQGGWRARHDRYDALTRQVREGLIKLGIKPLLPEGASSVVLNAYHLPKGVTYQKLHDHLKSHGFVIYSGQGELARTIFRISTMGEITAADIDRLLDAFKTIGA
- the dxs gene encoding 1-deoxy-D-xylulose-5-phosphate synthase, translating into PVAAELRQYLLESVSKSTGHFAAGLGTIELTVALHYIYNTPDDRLVWDVGHQAYPHKILTGRRDQILSIRKWGGLAPFPRRDESEYDTFGVGHSSTSIGAALGMAIAANKTGSNRKSVAIIGDGGLTAGMAFEALNHAGDLDADLLVILNDNNMSISPNVGALSNRFAELLSGKIYTTLREGGKKVLAGLPSVRELAGRVEEHVKGLIVPGTLFEEFGFNYFGPIDGHDLPTLIHMLRNLRDMRGPRLLHIITRKGKGYAPAENDPVKYHGISSPFDPEMGIQASSKAAKPTFSDVFGDWCCDMAAKDERFVAITPAMREGSGLVKFHKQHPDRYFDVAIAEQHAVTLAAGMACDGLKPVVAIYSTFLQRAYDQLIHDVCVQKLPVLFAIDRAGCVGNDGPTHNGAYDLSYMRCLPNIVLMAPSDENECRQMLYTGYTLNQPAAVRYPRGSGTGVEPQKEMIALPVGKAEVRRKGKNIAILSFGTTLALALAAGEELNATVVNMRFIKPLDADLLRQIAASHDLLVTVEENVVQGGAGSAVNEFLAAEGSAVRMLNYGLPDRLIHHGSQDDMRKDARLTKEGLLEFIQSHQQTAKPQLSIHRA